Proteins co-encoded in one Mycobacterium mantenii genomic window:
- a CDS encoding pyridoxamine 5'-phosphate oxidase family protein, giving the protein MTAREEPVTILGEDESWELLASVALGRLVTCAGSRPEIFPVNFVVERPTVLFRTAEGTKLLSVVIDKHVAFEADSHSLDEGWSVVIHGTAEVLSTSAEITEADRAGLRPWVATLKLRYVRVHAASITGQRFRFGPEPDRDDTFA; this is encoded by the coding sequence ATGACTGCCCGCGAGGAGCCGGTGACCATCCTCGGTGAAGATGAGAGCTGGGAACTGCTGGCCAGCGTGGCGCTGGGCCGTTTGGTGACATGCGCGGGCTCGCGCCCCGAAATCTTTCCGGTCAACTTCGTCGTCGAGCGCCCTACCGTGCTGTTTCGGACCGCCGAAGGCACCAAGCTGTTGAGTGTGGTCATCGACAAACACGTGGCGTTCGAAGCCGACAGTCATTCACTCGACGAAGGCTGGAGCGTCGTTATCCACGGCACCGCCGAAGTGTTGTCGACCAGCGCGGAGATCACTGAGGCGGATCGTGCGGGACTGCGGCCCTGGGTTGCAACGCTGAAACTTCGCTACGTTCGCGTACACGCCGCAAGCATTACCGGCCAACGATTCCGTTTCGGCCCC